The following proteins are co-located in the Spirosoma montaniterrae genome:
- a CDS encoding quinol:cytochrome C oxidoreductase, which produces MASAHAIPSLDEQYEFTAESKRRLLIGIGTGVALVAIGSYLLASGAGGHEAHEVVHGTGASEGHDAGHHAYKWTNRLWANVWLNAVYFAGASVIGMFFISYNYLAQAGWSSAFKRIPEAMPAYLPFMGVAILAVFFIAGHDLFHWTHEGLYDPKSPDYDHIIAGKKGFLNTPFYLTRLVLYFTLWYVLWRMLRNFSLQEDLHGGTEYYEKSIKWGTAFLVVFAVTSSTSAWDFVMSIDTHWFSTMFGWYTLASWHVTGLAIITLTVVTLKERGYLAIVNESHLHDLGKFMFAFSIFWTYVWFAQFMLIYYANLPEETIYYQERFSGYGGIYKAPFFINIFLNFVFPFLVLMTRDAKRTYIFLKLAAIGIIVGHYFDFYTNIMPGTVGEHGGFGLIEFGMILIFACGFMWSLSTQLTKANLIPKNHPMLEETLHHDI; this is translated from the coding sequence ATGGCATCGGCTCATGCAATACCGTCGTTAGACGAACAATATGAATTTACTGCCGAATCGAAGCGTCGACTTCTGATCGGTATTGGCACCGGAGTGGCATTAGTTGCTATCGGTTCGTATCTGCTGGCTTCAGGAGCAGGTGGTCATGAAGCACACGAAGTTGTCCATGGAACCGGGGCCAGTGAAGGGCATGATGCAGGACATCATGCTTACAAATGGACTAACCGACTGTGGGCAAATGTCTGGCTTAATGCAGTCTATTTTGCTGGTGCGTCTGTTATTGGAATGTTTTTCATTTCCTATAACTATCTGGCGCAGGCGGGCTGGTCGTCTGCATTTAAGCGTATTCCGGAAGCAATGCCTGCCTACTTGCCATTTATGGGTGTAGCTATTCTGGCCGTTTTCTTCATTGCTGGTCATGATCTCTTTCATTGGACACATGAGGGATTATATGACCCTAAGAGTCCTGATTATGATCATATTATTGCGGGTAAGAAGGGGTTTCTTAATACGCCCTTCTATTTGACCCGCTTGGTTCTGTACTTCACGCTTTGGTACGTATTGTGGCGTATGCTGCGCAATTTCTCACTTCAGGAAGACCTTCATGGTGGAACGGAGTATTATGAGAAAAGTATTAAGTGGGGAACGGCTTTCTTGGTGGTATTCGCTGTAACCTCATCTACTTCAGCCTGGGATTTCGTTATGTCAATCGATACCCACTGGTTTAGCACCATGTTCGGTTGGTATACATTAGCGAGCTGGCACGTTACAGGTCTGGCAATCATCACGTTAACTGTCGTAACGCTGAAAGAGCGTGGTTACTTGGCTATTGTTAACGAAAGCCATCTACATGATTTAGGTAAATTTATGTTTGCGTTCAGCATTTTCTGGACATACGTCTGGTTTGCCCAATTTATGCTGATCTACTATGCAAATTTACCGGAGGAGACTATCTACTACCAGGAACGTTTTAGCGGATACGGAGGCATCTACAAAGCACCGTTTTTTATAAACATCTTCCTAAACTTTGTTTTTCCATTCCTTGTTCTAATGACGAGGGATGCAAAGCGTACATACATCTTCCTGAAGTTAGCTGCCATCGGTATTATTGTTGGTCACTATTTCGATTTTTACACCAACATTATGCCGGGTACAGTGGGTGAACATGGTGGGTTTGGTCTGATTGAATTTGGGATGATACTTATTTTTGCCTGTGGCTTTATGTGGTCGCTTTCTACACAACTTACCAAGGCAAACCTCATCCCTAAAAATCACCCGATGCTTGAAGAAACACTGCATCACGACATTTAA
- a CDS encoding cytochrome c oxidase subunit II, whose product MVYIVVLLSVIFLGLAGLVVSRMAAVVKNAAGPVEEERIGMSNRINGAMMLVFLVLGLLGAVWSYLHASQYFLPEASSPHGRRTDFLFWLSMGIITAAFFITNALLFIFSWRYQYKAGRKAAYYPENHKLELIWTVIPAVVMAVLVFTGWRAWRDIMSEAPADAQVFEIVGKQFNWIVRYPGVDDNKLGAYNYKLIDNNNDNGIDYTDEASFDDFTSTTELHIPVNKPILLKIRARDVLHSVFIPHMRVKMDAVPGMPTRFWFVADKTTDEMRNMTGNPDFGYEIACTEVCGRGHFSMRIRLIVEDEASWQAWCKEQKPLLSSTPELAARIPANLKAKAAKYLPADETAASADSATALNARGGISLTRASIR is encoded by the coding sequence ATGGTTTATATAGTCGTTTTATTATCGGTAATTTTCCTGGGACTGGCGGGTTTGGTCGTCTCACGGATGGCCGCCGTTGTTAAGAACGCAGCCGGGCCAGTTGAAGAAGAGCGGATTGGTATGAGTAATCGCATCAATGGCGCAATGATGCTCGTTTTCCTTGTTCTTGGATTATTGGGCGCGGTTTGGTCTTACTTGCACGCATCACAGTACTTCTTACCAGAAGCATCGTCACCCCACGGACGTCGGACGGATTTTCTGTTTTGGCTTTCGATGGGCATTATTACTGCGGCCTTCTTTATCACTAACGCGCTGCTGTTTATCTTTTCATGGCGTTACCAGTATAAAGCAGGTCGAAAAGCTGCTTACTATCCGGAGAACCACAAGTTAGAACTCATCTGGACGGTTATTCCGGCTGTGGTAATGGCTGTGTTGGTGTTCACTGGTTGGCGTGCATGGCGGGACATTATGTCAGAAGCTCCGGCAGATGCGCAGGTGTTTGAGATTGTTGGCAAGCAGTTTAACTGGATTGTGCGTTATCCGGGAGTTGATGACAACAAGCTTGGTGCTTACAACTATAAGTTGATTGATAATAACAATGACAACGGGATTGACTACACGGATGAAGCTTCTTTTGATGATTTTACGTCTACAACGGAACTTCATATTCCAGTAAACAAGCCTATCCTGTTGAAGATTCGTGCACGTGATGTGTTGCACAGTGTGTTTATTCCTCACATGCGGGTGAAGATGGATGCTGTTCCCGGTATGCCAACGCGATTCTGGTTTGTTGCCGATAAGACGACCGACGAAATGCGTAACATGACAGGTAATCCTGATTTTGGATACGAGATTGCTTGTACGGAAGTATGCGGACGGGGCCACTTTTCAATGCGTATTCGATTGATTGTGGAGGATGAAGCATCGTGGCAGGCGTGGTGTAAGGAGCAGAAGCCTTTGCTGTCATCTACACCGGAATTGGCTGCACGTATTCCAGCAAACCTGAAAGCCAAAGCAGCTAAGTATTTGCCCGCAGACGAAACGGCAGCTTCTGCCGACAGTGCAACGGCTTTAAACGCACGGGGAGGCATTTCACTGACTCGGGCTTCTATTCGATAA
- a CDS encoding cytochrome c oxidase subunit I yields MATSVANPAIDVHAVEHDHHEPQSFWRKYIFSEDHKTIAKQYLISGIFWSIIGISMSVIFRLQLGFPAMKMDWLRPVLGGWIDDAGKLDPDFYLALITMHGTIMVFFVLTAGLSGTFSNFLIPLQVGARDMASGFLNMLSYWFFFLASVIMLWSLFIETGPAAGGWVVYPPLSALPQAHKGSELGMTLWLVSMALFIVSQLLGGINYITTVINLRTRGMSFSKLPLTIWAFFLTAVLGLISFPVLLSAALLLIFDRSFGTSFYLSEIYINGEALPNVGGSPILFQHLFWFLGHPEVYIVLLPALGMTSEIIATNSRKPIFGYRAMIASMMGIAFLAFIVWAHHMFVTGMNPFLGSIFMFLTLIIAVPSAVKAFNYITTLWRGNIRFTPAMLFSIGLVSFFISGGLTGLILGNSALDIQLHDTYFVVAHFHLVMGAASAFGLLAGVYHWFPKMFGRMMNEKLGYIHFWLTFIGIYLVFFPMHYVGIAGFPRRYYAFTSYDFTKNIFADMNSFISLAAIFTFTAQWIFVWNFVYSIFKGKKAPQNPWKSNTLEWTTPINPGHGNWPGEIPAVYRWPYDYSKPGAKDDFIPQNVPYSQTPESNLPHENELIVMEKEIEAQNFNDQFKQPH; encoded by the coding sequence ATGGCGACTTCAGTAGCTAACCCGGCAATTGATGTTCATGCCGTTGAGCATGACCACCACGAGCCGCAGAGTTTTTGGCGTAAATACATTTTCTCGGAAGATCATAAGACCATTGCAAAACAATACCTGATATCAGGTATTTTCTGGTCGATCATCGGGATTAGTATGTCTGTGATTTTCCGTCTTCAGTTGGGTTTCCCAGCAATGAAAATGGACTGGCTGCGTCCCGTTCTGGGTGGCTGGATTGACGATGCCGGCAAGTTGGATCCGGATTTTTATCTGGCACTGATTACCATGCACGGTACTATCATGGTATTTTTTGTACTGACGGCTGGGTTGAGTGGCACGTTCTCTAACTTTCTGATTCCTCTTCAGGTTGGTGCACGTGACATGGCTTCAGGATTTTTGAACATGTTATCATACTGGTTCTTCTTTTTAGCCAGTGTTATCATGTTGTGGTCGTTATTTATCGAAACAGGACCAGCAGCAGGTGGTTGGGTTGTTTATCCGCCCTTAAGCGCATTGCCACAGGCACATAAAGGTTCTGAATTGGGTATGACGTTATGGTTAGTTAGTATGGCCCTGTTTATTGTGTCACAATTGCTGGGTGGTATTAACTATATTACAACGGTGATTAACTTGCGGACGCGGGGTATGTCGTTCAGCAAATTGCCGTTGACTATATGGGCATTTTTTCTGACGGCAGTATTAGGTCTGATTTCATTCCCCGTGTTGCTGTCGGCTGCATTGCTGCTGATTTTCGACCGCAGTTTTGGTACAAGCTTCTACCTATCAGAGATTTACATCAACGGAGAAGCTTTGCCGAATGTGGGTGGTAGTCCGATTCTTTTCCAGCACTTGTTCTGGTTTTTAGGACACCCGGAGGTATACATCGTACTACTACCGGCTCTGGGTATGACTTCGGAGATTATTGCTACGAACTCCCGTAAGCCTATTTTTGGCTACCGTGCTATGATCGCGTCCATGATGGGTATTGCGTTTCTTGCCTTTATCGTGTGGGCGCACCATATGTTTGTGACTGGTATGAACCCATTCTTAGGTTCGATCTTTATGTTTCTTACGCTTATTATCGCTGTTCCTTCGGCTGTAAAAGCGTTTAACTACATCACAACCTTGTGGCGTGGTAACATCCGGTTTACTCCGGCTATGTTATTCTCAATCGGTTTAGTGTCGTTCTTTATTTCAGGTGGCCTAACAGGTTTGATTCTGGGTAACTCGGCTCTTGATATTCAATTGCACGACACTTACTTCGTAGTAGCACACTTCCACCTTGTAATGGGTGCTGCTTCGGCTTTTGGTCTACTGGCGGGTGTTTATCACTGGTTCCCGAAAATGTTCGGTCGTATGATGAACGAAAAATTGGGATACATCCACTTCTGGCTCACGTTTATCGGTATTTATTTAGTATTCTTCCCGATGCATTACGTAGGCATTGCTGGCTTCCCTCGCCGTTATTACGCTTTCACAAGCTATGACTTCACGAAGAATATCTTCGCAGATATGAATAGCTTCATCAGTCTGGCGGCTATCTTCACATTTACGGCACAGTGGATTTTTGTCTGGAACTTTGTGTATAGCATATTCAAAGGCAAAAAAGCTCCTCAAAATCCCTGGAAGTCGAATACGCTGGAGTGGACGACACCCATCAATCCAGGTCATGGTAACTGGCCGGGCGAGATTCCTGCCGTGTACCGTTGGCCGTATGATTATAGTAAGCCTGGTGCTAAGGATGACTTCATTCCGCAAAACGTACCTTACTCGCAAACTCCAGAATCAAATCTTCCGCATGAGAACGAGTTGATTGTCATGGAGAAAGAAATCGAGGCTCAGAACTTTAATGACCAGTTCAAGCAACCTCATTAA
- a CDS encoding COX15/CtaA family protein — protein sequence MTSSSNLINHTERRFQSLLSLTIVVIFLLILAGGIVRGTGSGMGCPDWPKCFGQWIPPTEVSQLPPNYQQIYGAKLKGEVEFNAVKTWIEYVNRLLGVLSGLLVFATVVSSFSFLRKDKAIFWGSVAALLLIGANGWLGSRVVATELAHYMITLHLLLAILVVFSLLFVYVRVSSPQRDILTPKKILVSRSFNKLLLVTMLLSFGQILLGTQVREALDEVVGRLGYEQRANWVDSLDWRFYVHRSFSLIILAFHIAVIVRLRKALHSVWLTQIANALIWLVVAEIATGAIMGYFGVPAFAQPIHLLLAVVMIGFQFMAWLIVNPSLSLSKEASRKAHLLEI from the coding sequence ATGACCAGTTCAAGCAACCTCATTAATCATACAGAACGCCGATTCCAGAGCTTGTTGTCGCTGACGATTGTAGTTATCTTCCTGCTGATTCTGGCAGGTGGAATCGTCAGGGGAACAGGCTCTGGGATGGGGTGTCCTGACTGGCCTAAATGCTTTGGGCAATGGATTCCGCCCACGGAGGTGTCTCAATTGCCACCAAATTACCAGCAGATATACGGTGCAAAGCTTAAGGGCGAAGTGGAATTCAATGCCGTAAAAACCTGGATTGAATACGTTAACCGGTTATTAGGTGTTCTTTCCGGGTTACTCGTCTTCGCTACAGTAGTCTCTTCCTTCTCTTTTTTACGCAAAGACAAAGCTATTTTCTGGGGCAGTGTAGCTGCGCTTCTCTTAATTGGAGCGAACGGATGGCTGGGTTCGCGCGTGGTGGCAACAGAACTGGCCCATTACATGATCACGTTGCACCTGCTGCTGGCAATACTCGTAGTTTTCTCTTTGCTATTTGTTTACGTTCGTGTCAGTAGCCCGCAACGAGATATTCTGACACCAAAAAAAATACTAGTTAGCCGTTCGTTCAATAAGCTGTTGCTTGTAACTATGCTACTGTCTTTTGGACAGATATTGCTGGGTACACAGGTTCGGGAAGCGTTGGATGAAGTTGTTGGGCGGTTAGGATACGAGCAGCGTGCAAACTGGGTTGATTCGCTGGATTGGCGATTCTATGTGCATCGCTCTTTCTCATTGATCATCCTGGCCTTTCATATAGCTGTAATAGTACGACTTCGAAAAGCATTACATTCTGTATGGCTGACTCAAATCGCTAACGCGCTTATTTGGTTAGTGGTCGCTGAGATAGCTACAGGAGCTATAATGGGATATTTTGGCGTACCAGCATTCGCGCAACCTATTCACTTGCTGTTAGCTGTTGTTATGATTGGCTTTCAATTTATGGCCTGGCTCATTGTAAATCCAAGTTTAAGTTTGTCGAAGGAGGCAAGTCGTAAAGCACACTTACTGGAGATTTAA
- the cyoE gene encoding heme o synthase: MEKVIALRMVNAKVKAYVELLKLKLTLAVVFSGVFGYCLAADHIDWLKVAVLVIASIAMTGAANIINQIIEKESDKVMKRTATRPLPTGRLSVAEAATFAFVLFSIACFLYVEVFNLRAAALAVLSLLLYGFVYTPLKRKGQVAVYVGALPGAFPPMIGWVAATNHFGWEPGILFAIQFFWQFPHFWAIGWLAFDEYKKAGIQMMPGSGKNTETAFRIMIYTLFLVPVGWLPYMLGMTGIHSALVAMIGGILFLAQTFHLMRTCTDKAALQMMFGSLLYLPVVQIVYLLDKV, translated from the coding sequence ATGGAGAAAGTTATTGCCTTACGCATGGTAAATGCGAAAGTAAAGGCTTATGTAGAGCTACTAAAACTTAAACTAACACTGGCCGTTGTCTTCTCTGGCGTGTTTGGTTATTGTTTGGCGGCTGACCATATTGATTGGTTAAAAGTGGCGGTTCTGGTTATAGCTTCAATAGCGATGACGGGAGCGGCTAATATTATTAACCAGATTATCGAGAAGGAGTCTGACAAAGTCATGAAGCGCACGGCGACGCGACCTCTGCCTACCGGGCGGTTATCTGTGGCGGAGGCTGCTACGTTTGCGTTTGTCTTGTTCAGTATCGCCTGTTTCCTGTACGTTGAAGTATTCAATCTACGAGCCGCAGCGTTGGCCGTTTTGTCACTGCTGCTGTATGGGTTTGTTTACACACCGTTGAAGCGTAAAGGGCAAGTTGCGGTGTACGTAGGCGCATTGCCAGGCGCGTTCCCGCCGATGATTGGCTGGGTAGCTGCTACCAATCATTTTGGCTGGGAACCGGGTATATTGTTTGCCATTCAGTTTTTCTGGCAATTCCCGCATTTCTGGGCTATCGGCTGGCTGGCGTTCGACGAGTACAAAAAAGCAGGCATTCAAATGATGCCAGGAAGTGGAAAAAACACTGAAACTGCGTTTCGGATCATGATTTACACCCTTTTCCTGGTTCCTGTTGGTTGGTTGCCTTATATGCTTGGTATGACGGGTATTCATTCGGCATTAGTCGCTATGATTGGCGGAATCTTGTTCCTTGCCCAAACGTTTCACTTAATGAGAACCTGCACTGATAAAGCAGCTCTGCAAATGATGTTCGGATCATTGCTGTATCTGCCAGTTGTGCAAATTGTTTATCTGTTAGACAAAGTTTAA
- a CDS encoding cytochrome c oxidase subunit 3: protein MSELVKDISIIEEPEETLSMNPRKFILWLFIVSIIMLFAAMTSAYLVRRAEGNWLEYSIPPVFSYSSVVLVLSSLTIHWAYLAAKKDNFGSLKIAITVTFALGIAFLYMQFQGWVALVDQKVFFVGNPAGSFMYIFTGLHGFHLISGLIVLVFALVAAFRLKIHAKSLNQLEIAATYWHFLDVLWLYLFFFLVYFH from the coding sequence ATGAGTGAGCTGGTAAAAGATATTTCGATTATTGAGGAGCCTGAAGAAACGCTCTCGATGAATCCCCGCAAGTTTATCCTGTGGTTATTTATCGTGAGTATCATCATGCTGTTTGCTGCTATGACCAGTGCCTATCTGGTTCGGCGTGCTGAAGGAAACTGGCTGGAATATAGTATTCCACCTGTGTTCTCGTATAGTTCAGTTGTATTAGTACTTAGTAGTCTGACGATACACTGGGCTTACTTAGCTGCAAAAAAAGACAACTTTGGCAGTCTGAAAATAGCAATAACTGTTACTTTTGCACTCGGTATTGCCTTCCTGTACATGCAGTTTCAGGGTTGGGTGGCCTTAGTCGATCAGAAGGTTTTTTTTGTGGGTAATCCAGCAGGCTCGTTTATGTACATTTTCACCGGTCTGCACGGGTTTCACTTAATTTCCGGCCTGATTGTTCTGGTGTTCGCCTTAGTTGCTGCATTTCGCTTGAAGATCCATGCCAAAAGCTTAAATCAGCTTGAAATAGCCGCCACCTATTGGCATTTTCTGGATGTACTTTGGCTGTATCTGTTTT